The following coding sequences are from one Mycobacterium bourgelatii window:
- a CDS encoding PE family protein — protein MSFVIAVPELFQSAAQDLAGIQTALSEAAAAAAAPTTGLLAAAEDEVSIAVAKLFGSFGEEYQAASAKAAAFHESFVATLSRNAASYAAAELFNGAALVTPAAAAAVGGEVGLSATISAEIAAALRAFANAVGAGISGLALQGGGALASGLGAGVAQTGEAIVAAGTSLQGLGTGMSTLGANLSAQATAALAEAANLGASVSAQLALNLSGNLDLGLPELVAALNGGFNGLLQAGQTVTANIITNLGGSLGTALQTGGTLLANFGGSLPTLAAQLNAAISASFGNGLPGLVAAFNGGLNGLVQTGATLASNLAANFGGGIEAIIQTGETIAATLAAGFTAPELAAQLTAALQASLGASFPQLVAALSGGFNGLAELGQEFAANLASAFSGGFGGLVELGQDFAANLVASFSAPELAAQISAALQASLGASFPELVAALNGGLNGLVQTGATLAANFGGSLNALIQTGETLVANLAGSFSVPAVAAQISAALQASLGASFPQLVAAFNGGFEGLLQTGASLASNLASNFGGSLDALIQTGETLVANLAASFSAPALAAQISAALQASLGASFPELVAALNGGLNGLLQTGATLASNLAANFSGGLNGLIQLGQTFAGTLAGSFTLPELAASISAALQASLGASFPELVAAFSGGLNGFAQVAQELAANLAANFGGGLEGLIEAGQTFAANLAAAFNAPSLSAAITAALQASLGGSFPELVAAFSGGLNGLIETGQELAANLAANLGGGLEGLIELGETFAASLAGSFSLPQLAASISAALQASLGASFPELVAAFSGGLNGFAQVAQELAANLAANFGGGLEGLIEAGQTLLANLGASFSLPELAASISAAFQASLGASFPELVAALSGGFNGFAELAQQVAANLAANFGGGLEGLIEAGQTLLANLGASFSLPELAASISAALQASFGASFPELVAAFSGGLNGLIETGQELFANLAANLGGSFEGFIELGQTLVANLAGSLSLPELAASLSLALQASLGASFPELVAAFSGSLNGFAQVAQELAANLAANFGGGLEGLIEAGQAFAANLAAAFNVPTLAAQISAALSAAFGASFPELVAALSGGFSGFAQVAQQLGANLAANLSGGLSGFIEAGENFAASLAAALNAPTLVAAINAALQASFGASFPELVAAFSGGLNGLAQVGAELVADLSSAFGGSLEGLIDVGQTFFANLAGSLSLPELAASISAALQASLGASFPELVAAFTGGLNGFAQVAQQLAANLAANFGGGLEGFIQAGQTLLANLGASFSLPELAASISAALQASFGASFPELVAAFSGGLNGLIETGQELFANLAANLGGSFEGFIELGQTLVANLAGSLSLPELAASISAALQASLGASFPELVAAFSGSLSGFAQVAQELAANLAANFGGGLEGLIEAGQTLLANLGASFSLPELAASISAALQASFGASFPELVAAFSGGLNGLIETGQELFANLAANLGGSFEGFIELGQTLVANLAGSLSLPELAASLSLALQASLGASFPELVAAFSGSLSGFAQVAQELAANLAANFGGGLEGLIEAGQAFAANLAAAFNAPTLAAQISAALSAAFGASFPQLVAALSGGFNGFAQLAQQLGANLAATFGGSLEGLIEAGQTLLANLGASFSLPELAASISAALQASFGASFPELVAAFSGGLNGLIETGQELIANLAANFGDLGGLIELGQTLVVNLGASLNLPNLAASLSAAIEANLGASFPQLAAALTGGLTGLVEIGQTFAANLAGAFNTPALVAAFNAAFGGLIETAQEVAANLALAFNAPALLAAFSGGLNGLVQLGQNFAANLAASFNLPSLAASISAAIQANLGASFPQLAAALTGGLNGLVQIGQNLAANLAATFGGGLEGFIQAGQTFLATLAGSFSLPSIMASISAALEASFGASFPELVAAISGGLNGLADLGAQLAANLAATFGGGLEGFIEAGQTLLANLAGSLSLPGLVASISAALEASFGASFPELVAAFSGGLNGLADLGAQLAANLAATFGGGLEGFIQAGQTFLANLAGSFSLPSLVASISAALEASFGASFPELVAAFSASLNGLADLGAQLAANLAATFGGGFEGLIEAGQTFLANLAASFSLPELAASISAALEASFGASFPELVAAFSASLNGLADLGAQLAANLAATFGGGLEGLIEAGQTFLANLAASFSLPSLMASISAALEASFGASFPELVAAISGGLNGLADLGAQLAANLAATFGGGLEGLIEAGQTFLANLAGSLSLPSIVASISAALEASFGASFPELVAAFSASLNGLADLGAQLAANLAATFGGGLEGFIEAGQTFLANLAGSLSLPSIVASISAALEASFGASFPELVAAFSASLNGLADLGAQLAANLAATFGGGFEGLIEAGQTFLANLVGSFNLPELAASISAALQASFGASFPELVAAISGGFNGLADLGAQLAANLAATFGGGLEGFIQAGQTLLANLAGSLSLPSIMASISAALEASFGASFPELVAAISGGLNGLANLGAQLAANLAATFGGGLEGFIEVGQTFLATLAGSLSLPELAASITAALQASFGASFPELVAAFTGTLNGLAELGQELAANLAATFGGGLEGFIEAGQTFLANLAGSVNLLNIAASLNAALQASLGASLPELVAALSGGLNGLADLGAQLAANVAATFGGGLEGFIEAGQTFLATLAGSLDLPSLMASISAALEASFGASFPELVAAISGGFNGLADLGAQLAANLAATFGGGLEGFIEAGQTLLANLAGSLSLPSIMASISAALEASFGASFPALVAAFNASLSGLAANVQQLAANLAATFGGGLEGFIEAGQTFVANLAGSFTLPELAASISAALQASLGASFPAVVAAFNGGLNGLIQTGQTFAANLAGTFGGGLNGLIQTGENFIANLAGSFNAPELAAQISAALQASLGASFPALVAAFNGGLNGLIQTGQTLAGSLAGSLGGSLNGLIQTGENLVANLAASFNAPALAAQISAALQASLGGSLPALVAAFNGGLNGLVQTGQTLALTLASNFGGGLEGLIQTGQSLAGNLGAQLAALLDTGLSGSLSAQLSAALSAGLGGTLNGVLEATQSLAANLATGLGTGFEGLIDGGAILLNSLGAGFNSLFGTGGSLAAIWADAVGEVVGSLTSALGASLGVGFPGLAQTGAAIVNGIANASLALSQTGGALLAGLGDSAVDFVANISLALLNLQLAIQAALNISGSIG, from the coding sequence ATGTCTTTTGTCATTGCGGTGCCGGAGCTCTTTCAGTCGGCGGCACAAGATCTAGCAGGCATCCAAACGGCGCTAAGCGAAGCCGCCGCGGCGGCAGCGGCCCCGACAACGGGGCTCCTCGCGGCGGCCGAGGACGAGGTGTCGATCGCCGTAGCAAAGCTATTCGGCAGCTTCGGCGAGGAGTACCAGGCCGCCAGCGCGAAAGCTGCGGCGTTCCATGAGTCCTTCGTCGCGACGTTGAGCCGTAACGCAGCTTCTTACGCCGCTGCCGAGCTGTTCAACGGAGCGGCCCTGGTGACTCCAGCCGCCGCGGCCGCGGTAGGCGGCGAGGTTGGGCTGTCCGCCACGATCAGCGCCGAAATCGCCGCGGCCCTCCGCGCTTTCGCGAACGCCGTTGGTGCAGGCATATCCGGTCTCGCTCTGCAGGGCGGCGGCGCCCTTGCATCCGGCCTGGGCGCCGGAGTGGCGCAGACCGGCGAAGCCATCGTCGCGGCCGGCACCTCGCTTCAGGGCCTCGGCACCGGCATGTCGACGCTGGGCGCGAACCTCAGTGCTCAGGCAACCGCCGCCTTGGCCGAGGCAGCGAACTTGGGTGCGTCGGTGAGCGCGCAGCTTGCCCTCAACTTGTCGGGCAACCTCGACCTGGGGCTGCCAGAGCTAGTCGCAGCCCTCAACGGTGGCTTCAATGGTCTGCTTCAGGCCGGACAAACCGTGACGGCCAACATCATCACGAACCTCGGTGGGTCGTTGGGCACAGCGCTGCAAACCGGCGGGACACTACTGGCCAACTTCGGCGGCAGCCTGCCTACCTTGGCGGCCCAGCTGAACGCAGCCATTTCCGCCAGCTTCGGCAACGGTCTGCCGGGATTGGTCGCCGCATTCAACGGTGGCTTGAACGGCCTGGTCCAGACGGGTGCGACGTTGGCGTCCAACCTGGCGGCCAACTTCGGTGGTGGGATCGAGGCGATCATCCAGACCGGCGAGACCATCGCCGCCACCCTCGCCGCCGGCTTCACCGCTCCGGAACTTGCCGCACAACTCACTGCGGCGCTGCAGGCCAGCTTGGGCGCATCCTTCCCACAGCTCGTTGCCGCACTGTCCGGTGGGTTCAACGGGTTGGCTGAACTGGGTCAGGAGTTCGCGGCCAACCTCGCATCCGCTTTCAGCGGTGGCTTCGGAGGCTTGGTCGAACTCGGCCAAGACTTCGCGGCGAACCTGGTGGCCAGCTTCAGCGCTCCGGAACTGGCGGCGCAAATCAGTGCGGCCTTACAGGCCAGCCTGGGTGCATCCTTCCCCGAGTTGGTCGCGGCGCTCAATGGTGGCCTGAACGGCTTGGTGCAGACCGGGGCGACGCTGGCGGCGAACTTTGGCGGGTCCCTCAACGCTCTGATCCAGACCGGCGAGACGTTGGTCGCGAACCTGGCGGGCAGCTTCAGTGTTCCGGCAGTGGCCGCACAGATCAGTGCGGCCCTGCAGGCCAGCCTAGGTGCGTCGTTCCCGCAATTGGTGGCGGCATTCAACGGCGGCTTCGAGGGCCTGTTGCAAACCGGGGCATCGCTGGCCAGCAACCTGGCGTCGAATTTCGGCGGTTCTCTCGATGCGTTGATCCAGACCGGCGAGACGTTGGTCGCGAACCTGGCGGCCAGCTTCAGTGCTCCGGCACTGGCGGCGCAGATCAGCGCGGCGTTGCAGGCCAGCCTCGGTGCGTCGTTCCCGGAGCTGGTGGCCGCCTTGAACGGTGGCCTCAACGGGTTGTTGCAGACCGGGGCGACGTTGGCCAGCAACCTGGCGGCCAACTTCAGCGGCGGGCTCAACGGATTGATACAGCTGGGCCAGACGTTCGCGGGCACCCTGGCGGGGAGCTTCACCCTGCCCGAGCTGGCGGCGTCGATCAGCGCGGCATTGCAGGCCAGCCTGGGTGCGTCGTTCCCGGAGTTGGTGGCGGCGTTCAGCGGTGGCCTCAATGGATTTGCGCAGGTGGCGCAGGAATTGGCGGCCAACCTGGCGGCCAACTTCGGCGGCGGGTTGGAAGGCCTGATCGAGGCCGGCCAAACCTTCGCGGCCAACCTCGCCGCAGCGTTCAACGCGCCGTCGCTGTCCGCGGCAATCACCGCTGCGTTGCAAGCCAGCCTTGGCGGATCCTTCCCCGAATTGGTGGCGGCGTTCAGCGGTGGGCTCAACGGCTTGATCGAGACGGGCCAGGAGTTGGCGGCCAACCTGGCTGCGAACCTCGGTGGTGGCCTGGAAGGCCTGATCGAGCTCGGAGAGACGTTCGCGGCCAGCCTGGCGGGCAGCTTCAGCCTGCCGCAGTTGGCGGCGTCGATCAGTGCGGCGTTGCAGGCCAGCCTGGGTGCGTCGTTCCCGGAGTTGGTGGCGGCGTTCAGCGGTGGCCTCAATGGATTTGCGCAGGTGGCGCAGGAGTTGGCGGCCAACCTGGCGGCGAACTTCGGTGGCGGGCTGGAGGGCCTGATCGAGGCCGGCCAGACGTTGTTGGCGAACCTGGGCGCGAGCTTCAGCCTGCCCGAGCTGGCGGCGTCGATCAGCGCGGCGTTCCAAGCCAGCCTGGGTGCGTCGTTCCCCGAGCTGGTGGCGGCGCTCAGCGGTGGATTCAATGGGTTCGCCGAGCTAGCTCAGCAGGTGGCGGCCAATCTGGCGGCGAACTTCGGTGGCGGCCTGGAAGGCCTGATCGAGGCGGGCCAGACGTTGTTGGCGAACCTGGGCGCGAGCTTCAGCCTGCCCGAGCTGGCGGCGTCGATCAGCGCGGCTTTGCAGGCGAGCTTCGGCGCGTCGTTCCCGGAGTTGGTGGCGGCGTTCAGCGGTGGCCTCAACGGCTTGATTGAGACCGGGCAGGAGCTGTTCGCCAACTTGGCGGCGAACCTCGGTGGCAGCTTCGAGGGCTTCATCGAGCTGGGCCAAACCCTCGTGGCCAACCTCGCCGGTAGCCTCAGCCTGCCGGAGCTGGCGGCCTCGCTCAGTCTGGCGTTGCAGGCCAGCCTGGGTGCGTCGTTCCCGGAGTTGGTGGCGGCGTTCAGCGGTTCGCTCAACGGGTTTGCGCAGGTGGCGCAGGAGTTGGCGGCCAATCTGGCGGCCAATTTCGGTGGCGGGCTGGAAGGCCTGATCGAGGCCGGCCAGGCCTTCGCGGCGAACCTGGCCGCCGCCTTCAACGTGCCGACCCTGGCCGCGCAGATCAGTGCGGCACTGTCGGCCGCCTTCGGCGCCTCGTTCCCCGAGTTGGTGGCCGCGCTCAGCGGCGGGTTCAGCGGATTCGCGCAGGTGGCTCAGCAGTTGGGAGCCAACCTGGCGGCCAACCTCAGCGGCGGTCTGAGCGGGTTCATCGAGGCAGGCGAAAACTTCGCGGCCAGCCTTGCCGCCGCCCTCAACGCTCCGACGTTGGTCGCGGCCATCAACGCGGCCTTGCAGGCCAGCTTCGGCGCATCGTTCCCGGAGCTGGTGGCGGCGTTCAGCGGCGGCCTCAACGGATTGGCCCAGGTGGGTGCCGAGTTGGTCGCCGATCTCTCGTCCGCCTTCGGCGGCAGCCTGGAGGGGCTGATCGACGTTGGGCAGACGTTCTTCGCGAACCTGGCCGGCAGCCTCAGCCTGCCGGAGCTGGCCGCGTCGATCAGCGCGGCGTTGCAGGCCAGCCTTGGTGCATCCTTCCCGGAGTTGGTGGCGGCGTTCACCGGCGGGCTCAACGGGTTTGCGCAGGTGGCGCAGCAGCTGGCAGCCAACCTGGCGGCGAACTTCGGTGGCGGACTGGAGGGCTTCATCCAGGCCGGCCAGACTTTGTTGGCAAACCTGGGCGCGAGCTTCAGCCTGCCGGAATTGGCGGCGTCGATCAGCGCGGCTTTGCAGGCGAGCTTCGGCGCGTCGTTCCCGGAGTTGGTGGCGGCGTTCAGCGGTGGCCTCAACGGCTTGATTGAGACTGGGCAGGAGCTGTTCGCCAATTTGGCGGCGAACCTCGGTGGCAGCTTCGAGGGTTTCATCGAGCTGGGCCAGACGCTCGTGGCCAACCTGGCCGGTAGCCTCAGCCTGCCGGAGCTGGCGGCGTCAATCAGTGCGGCGCTGCAGGCCAGCCTGGGTGCGTCGTTCCCCGAATTGGTGGCGGCGTTCAGCGGTTCGCTCAGCGGGTTTGCGCAGGTAGCTCAAGAATTGGCGGCCAATCTGGCGGCGAACTTCGGTGGCGGATTGGAAGGCCTGATCGAGGCCGGCCAGACCTTGTTGGCAAACCTGGGCGCGAGCTTCAGCCTGCCGGAGCTGGCGGCGTCGATCAGCGCGGCTTTGCAGGCGAGCTTCGGCGCGTCGTTCCCGGAGTTGGTGGCGGCGTTCAGCGGTGGCCTCAACGGCTTGATTGAGACCGGGCAGGAGCTGTTCGCCAATCTGGCGGCGAACCTCGGTGGCAGCTTCGAGGGCTTCATCGAGCTGGGCCAGACGCTCGTGGCCAACCTGGCGGGCAGTCTCAGCCTGCCGGAGCTGGCGGCCTCGCTCAGTCTGGCGTTGCAGGCCAGCCTGGGTGCGTCGTTCCCGGAGTTGGTGGCGGCGTTCAGCGGTTCACTCAGCGGGTTTGCGCAGGTGGCGCAGGAGTTGGCGGCCAATCTGGCGGCGAACTTCGGTGGCGGGCTGGAAGGCTTGATCGAGGCCGGCCAGGCCTTCGCGGCCAACCTGGCCGCCGCCTTCAACGCGCCGACCTTGGCCGCGCAGATCAGTGCGGCACTGTCGGCCGCCTTCGGCGCCTCGTTCCCGCAGCTGGTGGCCGCGCTGAGCGGCGGGTTCAACGGGTTTGCGCAGCTGGCCCAGCAGTTGGGGGCCAACCTGGCGGCGACCTTTGGTGGCAGCCTGGAGGGTCTGATCGAGGCAGGCCAGACGTTGTTGGCGAACCTGGGCGCGAGCTTCAGCCTGCCGGAGTTGGCAGCGTCGATCAGTGCGGCGTTGCAGGCCAGCTTCGGCGCGTCGTTCCCCGAGTTGGTGGCGGCGTTCAGCGGTGGCCTCAACGGCTTGATCGAGACGGGGCAGGAGCTAATTGCCAACCTGGCAGCCAACTTCGGTGACCTCGGCGGATTGATCGAACTGGGCCAGACGCTCGTCGTGAACCTGGGGGCCAGCCTCAACCTCCCGAACCTGGCGGCTTCCCTGAGTGCGGCAATCGAGGCCAACCTGGGCGCCTCGTTCCCACAGTTGGCAGCGGCCTTGACCGGTGGATTGACCGGGTTGGTTGAAATCGGGCAGACGTTCGCCGCGAACCTGGCCGGCGCCTTCAACACCCCGGCGTTGGTGGCGGCCTTCAATGCGGCGTTCGGTGGCTTGATCGAGACCGCGCAAGAAGTCGCGGCCAACCTGGCTCTTGCCTTCAATGCCCCAGCCCTGTTGGCGGCATTCAGCGGCGGGCTGAACGGTCTGGTTCAGCTCGGCCAGAACTTCGCCGCGAACCTAGCCGCGAGCTTCAACCTGCCTAGCTTGGCGGCCTCCATCAGCGCGGCCATCCAAGCAAACCTCGGCGCTTCATTCCCACAGTTGGCGGCGGCGCTTACCGGTGGGCTGAACGGTTTGGTCCAGATCGGACAGAACCTGGCGGCCAACCTGGCAGCGACCTTCGGCGGCGGGCTGGAGGGCTTCATTCAGGCCGGCCAGACCTTCCTGGCCACCCTGGCGGGCAGCTTCAGCTTGCCGTCGATCATGGCGTCGATCAGCGCGGCTCTCGAGGCGAGCTTCGGCGCGAGCTTCCCGGAGTTGGTGGCGGCCATTAGCGGTGGGCTGAACGGTCTGGCGGACTTGGGTGCGCAGTTGGCGGCCAACCTGGCGGCGACCTTCGGCGGTGGGCTGGAGGGCTTCATCGAGGCCGGGCAGACGTTACTGGCGAACTTGGCGGGCAGCTTGAGCCTGCCCGGCCTGGTGGCGTCGATCAGCGCTGCTTTGGAGGCGAGCTTCGGCGCGTCCTTCCCGGAGTTGGTGGCGGCCTTTAGCGGTGGTCTCAACGGTCTGGCGGACTTGGGTGCGCAGTTGGCGGCGAACTTGGCGGCTACGTTCGGTGGCGGTCTGGAGGGCTTCATTCAGGCCGGCCAGACCTTCCTCGCCAACCTGGCCGGCAGCTTCAGCTTGCCGTCGCTCGTGGCGTCGATCAGCGCAGCCCTAGAGGCCAGCTTCGGTGCCAGCTTCCCGGAGTTGGTGGCGGCCTTCAGCGCCAGCCTCAACGGTCTGGCGGACTTGGGTGCGCAGTTGGCGGCCAACCTGGCGGCGACCTTCGGCGGTGGCTTTGAGGGCTTGATCGAGGCCGGCCAGACCTTCCTGGCCAACCTGGCCGCCAGCTTCAGCCTGCCGGAGTTGGCGGCGTCGATCAGCGCAGCCCTGGAGGCCAGTTTCGGTGCGAGCTTCCCGGAGTTGGTGGCGGCCTTCAGCGCCAGCCTCAATGGGCTGGCGGACTTGGGTGCGCAGTTGGCGGCCAACCTGGCGGCCACCTTCGGTGGCGGTTTGGAGGGCTTGATCGAGGCGGGTCAGACCTTCCTGGCCAACCTGGCCGCTAGCTTCAGCTTGCCGTCGTTGATGGCGTCGATCAGCGCGGCTCTCGAGGCGAGCTTCGGCGCGAGCTTCCCGGAGTTGGTGGCCGCCATTAGTGGTGGGCTCAACGGTCTGGCGGACTTGGGTGCGCAGTTGGCGGCCAACCTCGCGGCGACCTTCGGTGGTGGGCTGGAGGGCTTGATCGAGGCCGGTCAGACGTTCCTGGCCAACCTGGCGGGCAGCCTGAGCCTGCCGTCGATCGTGGCGTCGATCAGCGCAGCCCTGGAGGCCAGTTTCGGTGCGAGCTTCCCGGAGTTGGTGGCGGCCTTCAGCGCCAGCCTCAATGGGCTGGCGGACTTGGGTGCGCAGTTGGCGGCCAACCTGGCGGCCACCTTCGGTGGCGGTTTGGAGGGCTTCATCGAGGCCGGTCAGACGTTCCTGGCCAACCTGGCGGGCAGCCTGAGCCTGCCGTCGATCGTGGCGTCGATCAGCGCAGCCCTGGAGGCCAGTTTCGGTGCGAGCTTCCCGGAGTTGGTGGCGGCCTTCAGCGCCAGCCTCAATGGTCTGGCGGACTTGGGTGCGCAGTTGGCGGCCAACCTGGCGGCGACCTTCGGCGGTGGCTTTGAGGGCTTGATCGAGGCCGGTCAGACCTTCCTGGCCAACCTCGTCGGCAGCTTTAACCTGCCGGAGTTGGCGGCCTCGATCAGCGCGGCGTTGCAGGCCAGCTTTGGTGCCAGCTTCCCCGAGTTGGTGGCGGCCATCAGCGGTGGATTCAACGGTCTGGCGGACTTGGGTGCGCAGTTGGCGGCCAACCTGGCAGCGACGTTCGGCGGTGGCCTGGAGGGCTTCATTCAGGCCGGCCAGACCTTACTGGCCAACCTGGCGGGCAGCCTGAGCCTGCCGTCGATCATGGCGTCCATCAGCGCGGCTCTCGAGGCCAGCTTCGGTGCCAGCTTCCCCGAGTTGGTGGCCGCCATTAGTGGTGGGCTCAACGGGCTGGCGAACCTGGGTGCGCAGTTGGCGGCCAACCTGGCAGCCACATTCGGTGGCGGTCTGGAGGGCTTCATCGAGGTGGGCCAGACCTTCCTGGCCACCCTGGCCGGCAGCCTCAGCCTGCCCGAGTTGGCGGCCTCGATCACTGCGGCATTGCAGGCCAGCTTCGGCGCCAGCTTCCCCGAGTTGGTCGCCGCATTTACCGGCACCCTCAATGGTCTGGCCGAGCTTGGTCAGGAGTTGGCGGCCAACCTGGCGGCCACCTTCGGTGGCGGGCTGGAAGGCTTCATCGAGGCCGGCCAGACCTTCCTGGCCAACCTGGCCGGCAGCGTCAACCTGCTCAATATTGCGGCCTCGCTCAACGCAGCCCTGCAGGCCAGCCTGGGCGCCTCGTTGCCCGAATTGGTGGCAGCGCTCAGCGGTGGGCTGAACGGGCTGGCGGACCTGGGTGCGCAGTTGGCGGCCAACGTGGCGGCGACCTTCGGTGGTGGTCTGGAGGGCTTCATCGAAGCTGGTCAGACGTTCCTGGCCACCCTCGCCGGCAGCCTCGACCTGCCCAGCCTGATGGCATCGATCAGCGCAGCCCTGGAGGCCAGCTTCGGTGCCAGCTTCCCGGAGTTGGTGGCCGCCATTAGCGGTGGCTTCAACGGTCTGGCGGACTTGGGTGCGCAGTTGGCGGCCAACCTGGCGGCCACTTTCGGTGGCGGTCTGGAGGGCTTCATCGAGGCCGGCCAGACCCTTCTTGCCAACCTGGCCGGCAGCCTGAGCCTGCCATCGATCATGGCTTCGATCAGCGCAGCTCTCGAGGCCAGCTTCGGCGCATCCTTCCCGGCGTTGGTGGCGGCCTTCAATGCCAGCCTCAGCGGTCTCGCCGCCAATGTTCAACAGCTTGCGGCCAACCTGGCGGCCACCTTCGGCGGCGGTCTGGAGGGCTTCATCGAGGCCGGCCAGACGTTCGTGGCCAACCTGGCGGGCAGCTTCACCCTGCCGGAGCTGGCGGCCTCGATCAGCGCGGCGTTGCAGGCCAGCCTCGGCGCATCCTTCCCTGCCGTGGTCGCAGCGTTCAACGGTGGACTCAACGGCCTGATCCAGACCGGACAGACGTTTGCGGCCAACCTCGCCGGCACATTCGGCGGCGGACTGAACGGGCTGATCCAGACCGGGGAGAACTTCATCGCCAACCTGGCGGGCAGCTTCAACGCTCCGGAGCTGGCCGCGCAGATCAGCGCGGCGTTGCAGGCCAGCCTCGGCGCATCCTTCCCGGCCCTGGTCGCTGCCTTCAACGGCGGGCTCAACGGTCTCATTCAGACCGGCCAAACCCTGGCTGGCAGCCTGGCAGGCAGCCTCGGCGGCAGCCTCAACGGACTGATCCAGACCGGCGAGAACCTGGTGGCCAACCTGGCCGCCAGCTTCAACGCTCCGGCGCTGGCGGCGCAGATCAGCGCGGCGTTGCAAGCCAGCCTCGGCGGGTCGTTGCCCGCCTTGGTCGCTGCCTTCAACGGCGGACTGAATGGTCTCGTACAGACCGGCCAGACGCTGGCACTGACCCTGGCCTCCAACTTCGGCGGCGGCCTCGAGGGGCTGATCCAGACCGGCCAGTCCTTGGCCGGCAACCTGGGCGCTCAACTGGCCGCGCTGCTGGACACCGGCCTGAGCGGCAGCCTCTCGGCGCAGCTGAGTGCGGCCTTGTCGGCTGGTCTTGGGGGCACCTTGAACGGGGTGCTAGAGGCCACACAGTCGCTGGCCGCCAACTTGGCAACTGGATTGGGTACCGGATTCGAGGGCTTGATCGACGGCGGGGCAATCCTGTTGAACAGCCTCGGCGCCGGGTTCAACAGCCTGTTCGGCACCGGAGGATCGTTGGCGGCGATCTGGGCCGACGCCGTTGGGGAGGTCGTCGGGTCACTAACCAGCGCCCTGGGCGCGAGCCTCGGCGTCGGCTTCCCCGGGCTTGCCCAAACGGGTGCGGCCATAGTGAACGGGATCGCAAACGCATCCCTGGCGCTGTCGCAGACCGGTGGCGCGCTCCTGGCTGGCCTTGGCGATTCAGCGGTGGACTTCGTGGCCAACATCAGCCTGGCGTTGCTCAACCTTCAGCTCGCCATTCAAGCCGCACTGAACATCAGCGGCTCGATCGGTTGA
- the argC gene encoding N-acetyl-gamma-glutamyl-phosphate reductase, protein MQNRRMAEGIRVAVAGASGYAGGEVLRLLLGHPAYVSGRLSIGSLTAAASAGTLLGEHHPHLLPLAQRVVDPTDLDVLRGHDVVFLGLPHGHSAALAQELGPETLIIDCGADFRLSDAAAWERFYGSPHAGSWPYGLPELPGGRDRLNGARRIAVPGCYPTAALLALVPAMAAGLIEPAVTVVAVSGTSGAGRAAKVDLLGAEVIGSARAYNIGGVHRHTPEIAQGLRAVTDGDVTVSFTPVLIPTSRGILATCTARTRAPLSQIRATYEKAYHAEPFVYLMPEGQLPRTGSVIGSNAAHIAVAVDEAAETFVAISAIDNLVKGTAGAAIQSMNIALGWPETEGLSVVGVAP, encoded by the coding sequence ATGCAGAATCGGCGAATGGCCGAGGGAATAAGGGTGGCAGTCGCCGGTGCTAGCGGCTACGCGGGCGGCGAGGTGCTCCGACTGCTGCTCGGGCATCCGGCGTACGTGTCCGGTCGTCTCTCCATCGGCTCGCTGACCGCCGCGGCAAGTGCCGGCACCTTGCTTGGTGAGCACCACCCACACCTTCTGCCGTTGGCGCAGCGAGTCGTCGACCCGACGGATCTCGACGTCCTCCGAGGCCATGACGTGGTCTTTCTCGGGCTGCCGCATGGGCATTCGGCAGCGTTGGCGCAAGAACTCGGCCCGGAGACGCTGATCATCGACTGCGGCGCGGACTTCCGGCTCAGCGATGCCGCAGCGTGGGAGCGTTTCTACGGTTCTCCGCACGCCGGCAGCTGGCCCTACGGCCTGCCCGAGTTGCCCGGCGGCCGCGACCGCCTCAACGGTGCCCGCCGCATCGCCGTCCCAGGTTGCTACCCGACCGCGGCGCTGCTGGCACTCGTGCCCGCGATGGCCGCGGGCCTGATCGAACCCGCGGTTACCGTCGTCGCCGTCAGTGGAACTTCAGGAGCCGGCCGCGCGGCCAAGGTCGATCTGCTGGGCGCGGAAGTCATCGGATCGGCGCGCGCCTACAACATCGGTGGCGTCCATCGCCACACCCCGGAAATCGCTCAGGGACTGCGGGCCGTTACCGACGGTGACGTAACGGTGTCCTTCACGCCGGTGCTCATCCCGACCTCTCGCGGCATCCTGGCCACCTGCACCGCGCGTACCCGCGCGCCGCTCTCGCAAATTCGTGCAACCTACGAAAAGGCTTACCACGCTGAGCCTTTCGTATACCTCATGCCCGAAGGGCAGCTGCCCCGGACCGGCTCGGTGATCGGCAGCAACGCCGCTCACATCGCCGTTGCCGTGGACGAGGCCGCCGAGACGTTCGTGGCGATCTCGGCGATTGACAACCTGGTCAAGGGAACGGCGGGCGCCGCGATCCAGTCGATGAACATCGCGCTGGGCTGGCCCGAGACCGAGGGCTTGTCGGTGGTCGGAGTGGCCCCGTGA